A segment of the Asinibacterium sp. OR53 genome:
ATTCGGCAGCAGTTGGGCCAAGTCCGATCCGGGCAATGGCAATTTCACGATCGATTTTTCGGTGAAGATGGGAGATGGACTCAATGGTAGCAGTGCATATGATGCCAATGGTAATATCCTGGCCATGCAGCAGTGGGGCCTGAAGCTGAACAGCAGTTCATTGATCGATAACCTGGGATATAACTATATTCCCAATAGTAACAAGCTGCTCAATGTGATCGATGCGCAGAACGATCCGCAGACGAAGCTGGGAGATTTCAGGGCCTCACAGAGCTACCTGGGCAACATCGGCAGTAAAACCGCTGCTACAGCTGATTACAGTTACGATAATAATGGAAACCTGACCAAGGACCTGAACAAAGACATAGGGAGTGGCTCATCCAATGGCATTAGCTATAATCACCTGAACCTGCCATACCAGGTAGGTGTAACGGGCAAGGGTACGATCACCTATATCTATGATGCTACAGGTAACAAGTTGCAAAAGCGCACAAATGAAGCAATGATCAGTAAAACAACCATCACGGATTATGTGAATGGGTTTGTGTATGAGAACAACAGTCTGCAGTTTTTCGGTCATGAAGAGGGAAGGGTGAGGTTGAACAAGCAGGTTACGCTGGGTAGTCCCAATGTATTCAGTTACGATTATTTTGTGAAAGACCACCTGGGTAATACAAGAATGGTATTGACGGATGAGCAGCAGCAGGATACCTATCCGGCGGCAACGCTGGAAGATGGAGCGGTAGGAACCGAGGCAAATTATTATACGATCAGCACCGGTGCTATTGTACAAAACCCTGCTTCTTTACCAACGACTTACCAGAACAACAATGGCAACCCGCCTTATAATACGAACCCGAATGTAAACTCCACGGCCACGAGCCAGAAGATGTATCGGCTGAATGGAGCAACGGGCGATAAAATGGGCTTAGGTATCACGTTGAAAGTGATGGCGGGAGATAATGTAGCAATCTATGGCAAAAGTTTGTGGCATAGCAATGGAAGTGCTCCTTCGAACAATAACAATATTTTGGTCAATGACCTGCTAACGGCATTGGCGGGAACAGGTGGTGTAGCCAGTGCCGGCAAGAACGCCACAGCAGCGGCATTGACGGGTTCGGCAGTAACACCGGGCGATGTAAGTAACTGGCTGACGAATGCGCCGGTAACAACTACCCGACCCAGGGCATATATTAACTGGATATTGTTTGATGAGCAGTTCAGGGCGGTGAGTGAGAGCAGTGGGTTCAGTGCGGTGAATGATATTAGTGATCAGTTAAAGACGCATACACAGGCGGTATCTATTAACAAGAATGGTTATCTTTATGTGTATTGTTCAAATGAGAGCAACATAGATGTGTTCTTTGATAACTTGCAGGTAATCCACAACAAAGGGCCCTTGTTAGAGGAAACGCATTATTATCCGTTCGGTCTCACCATGAGCGGGATATCTTCCAAAGCAGCAGGTAAAATAGAAAACCGGTACAAGTACAATGGCAAGGAGTTGCAGCATCAGGAGTTCAGTGATGGTAGTGGATTAGAGTTATATGATTATGGAGCCAGGATGCAGGACCCGCAGTTGGGTAGATGGCATGTGGTAGACCCCAAAGCTGAAATCTCAAGAAGATGGTCACCTTATAATTACGCTTATGACAATCCATTGAGGTATATTGACCCGGATGGAATGGCAGCATTGGATGACCATTATTATGATAAAAATGGTAAAGAGGTAGCAGTCGTAGGTAGAGATAAAAGTATTCCAGATACCTATCACGAGGTTAAATCCGATGGTAAAGGTGGATGGGAAGTAACAAAAGAGTTAAATGGCCCACCTACTACGAATGACACAAAAACCTCTACAACTACAAAGGATAAAGCAAATGCAGAGCCAGCTAATGAGGGGGGCTTGCATAAAGGGCTTGAAACAGCACATACTGCAGTTGATGCAATAGATAACACAGTACGATTAACAATCGAAAAGGGGTTTGAAGCTGCAAATAAAATTAGCCCTGCTGCGGCTTTAGAAGAAGGAGCAGCAGCAGTTAAAACAGGAGGCAGAATTTTAGGTAGTGCAGGTATTGCTTTATCTGTTATTGATGCTGCAACAGACCCGAATGGACCTCAATTAAAACATGGCATTGATATAGCTGTTGGTGCTGCAACATTTATTCCGGTTGTTGGAGAATTTGTTGGCGTTGGATGGTTTGTTGGCAATCTAATTTCTTTAGGTGTTAACGGGAAAAGTTTGAGTGAAAATATACAAAACGCAATTGAGAAAAAATAGATAAAGAGTAATATGGGATTTTATAACAACATTTATGCTTCGTCATATAGGTTTTACGCCAGGTTCAAAGGTGAAACACCTTGGAGTACATCTATCGTTTTGGTTACTATTTGCCAGATAGAGTTATTTTTTTTAGTACTGACAATCGTAAAAAAAATTACGGGGTATAGTGCTTTTTTACTGCTTCCTAATAAATTTTACTTTTTACCAATCTTTATTTTATGGTTGTTGCTAATGTTTAGGTATTACTCAAAGGAAAGAGTGGCTAACATTGTTGAGGATTTTGGGAAGAAAGAAAAAAGGCACAGACGAATGTGGGGAGTATTGACTTTAATCTGTTTTTTGGTTCCGCTGGTGTTGATTTTAGTTTTATTAAAAAAATAAACAAAGCCGCGGCTTTTGTATTTACTTAGAAGCTCTGGGAGTGTCCCAGGGCTTTTTTGTTGGCTGTTAAAATTTTAACAGGAGTGGTATGACCTCTCCCCAAAAAACCGGGCATACATAAAGTAGAGAATCGGGCCAAAATTGCGTAACTTTTAAAAGCAATACGGCCATGAAAAAGACAAAATTTACCGAGCAGCAAATTGCCTTCGCGCTCAAGCAAGCCGATACAGGCACACGGGTGGATGAGGTTTGTCGTAAGATAGGCATTTCAGAAGCGACCTTTTACAACTGGAAGAAAAAGTATGGTGGTCTTGGGATGTCTGAACTTCGGCGGCTGCGCCAGTTGGAAGAAGAGAACTACCGCTTAAAGCAGATAGTGGCAGACCTGACCCTGGATAAGCAGATGCTTCAGGACGTGTTAAAAAAAAATCCCTGAAGCTGCGACAGCTTAAAGTATGTGTTCAGCGACTGCGTGATCAATATCGTGTGTCTGTTCAACGTGCCTGCAAAGTGGTATGCATGCATCGCTCGGGTTGGTATTATAAAGCGCATAGAAGGCCTGATGGTCCGTTGAGACAAAGGATTAAAGAGATTGCAGCTGTTCGTGTCCGATATGGTCTATGGCGGATTTTTATGGTTCTTCGAAGAGAAGGATGGAAGGACGGCGCTAACCGCGTGTACCGGATTTACAAGGAAGAAGGATTGAATTTAAGAAGTAAACGCCCCAGGCGCAACAAAGCAGCCGCCCATCGGCTGGAACGAGTGGAAAACAACAGTTTAAACCAATGTTGGAGCATGGATTTCGTTTCAGATAATCTCTTTAATGGCAACCGGTTCCGATGCTTAACTGTAGTGGATAATTTTAGTCGCTTTTGTCAGGCGATACGAGTGGGAAAGTCGTTAAAAGGAACAGACGTCGTGGAAGTAATGGAAGCGCTGAAAAAACAAAATCAACTCGTTCCGGAAAGAATCCAGGTAGATAACGGAAGTGAGTTTATCAGTAAGGATCTGGATAAATGGGCATATGAAAACAAAGTCACTTTGGATTATTCCCGACCTGGAAAGCCCACTGACAATCCATTCATCGAGTCCTTTAACGGATCATTCCGCGATGAATGCTTAAATACGCACTGGTTCCTATCTCTGGAGGATGCTTATGAGAAAATAAGTGGCTGGGTAGCGGAATATAATCACTATCGACCGCACAGTTCTTTAAATGGTAAGACGCCTGCTGAAGTAGTAGATGAACAACTGATAAAACAATCAAAAGAGCGAAAGGAAAAAAACATACCCAAGGTTCCTCTTCATGAAGGGATGTATTTTGCAGCTACAGAAAACCTGTCGGCTTCACCGGAAAATACATACCTTCATAAAGAGTTTTTTTATCCTTCAAACAGTCCGAATTCTCCAACTTAGGAGTGCCCGAAATCCGGAGGGAGGTCAGGTATAAAATGTATGTCGTCAAAACAATCTGAACTTTTCATTATGGACAGTTTAGCTGATGCTGAGACTTCACAACAGCAGGTACTGTTCTTGGTTGGGCTTCTCTTGGCGTAGGTGTAGTTATGGATGGCATTGGAGTTTATAAATACTATCATTCAGGAGCTAATAATCCTAATGCAGTTCAGCCAGGAAAAGCAGGGTTAAATACAGCAATTGGCGTTTATGGATTGTGGAACCCTGCTATTGGAGTTACATATTTTGGAGTAGATGCCTTTTATCCTGGTGGAGTACAAGGATATGTAAATGATTATAGCCGTTCATTAAATACTAAGAGCAGTTCACAGCAAGAACGATTGTCATTACAGCTAGGTTACTGGCATTAAATTAAAATGATTATTAATGACCTTGAGGAAAGCATACTATTACCTGTTTTATAAGTTTTATAAACTGTTTGAAACCTCGCCTGCTAAGTGGGCAAGTGAGTGGAAGGCGTCACTTTGTATTACTGTTCTTATTGCTTTTTTAATAATAACTTTTGGGGGATATTATGCAATAGGGACAAAGAGAGATGCTTTTCCTGGCAATCCATTGCCAATAGCAATAACAATAATTGCAGTGGTCTATGTGTCGGCTCCCCTATAATTCGCTATAGTTAAAAGTATAAAAATTCATGTTTAGTTTTTAGTGAGTAACACAATAACTGCTAAATAGTAATGTATGTAAATTCATCAATTTTAATCGTGTAAATTCGTCAATTAAAATCGTGTAAATTCATCAATATTTACTATTTTTGCCCTGTAAATCAGTATGTAATATGTTTATAGAACGGCGGATAGCAGGACAGATTAAGGAACAGAAAAACAAATTTCCCGTTTTGGGTGTTACCGGCCCGCGGCAATCGGGCAAAACCACCTTGCTCCGAAAATTATTTACAGATTACCAATATGTGACGCTGGAGAACCCGGATAACCGGCAATTTGCTGAAAGCGACCCTGTGGGTTTTTTGAACCAATATGAAAAATATGTGATCTTTGATGAGGTACAGCGTGTACCTGAATTGTTTTCTTATATACAGAGTCGTGTGGATGAAAGCGGCATCATGGGGCATTATATCCTTTCCGGGTCGCAGAATTTTCATTTACTGAAAAGTATTACCCAGTCATTGGCGGGGAGGGTGGCGCTGTTTAAACTTCTACCACTTGATTTTGCAGAACTCAACTCTAAAAAGCTGTTAGCAAATGATTACATGAATGCTGCAATAAAAGGAACATATCCAGCCATCTTTGACAGGGATATATCATCTTCTGCCTTTTATGCCAACTATATTCAAACTTATATAGAAAAAGATGTAACAGAATTGCTGAATATACGCGATACCCGGCAATTCAGGCAATTTCTGGGGCTTTGTGCAGGGAGAGCCGGACAATTACTCAATATCAGCACATTGGCAAACGATTGTGGTATAGCATTTAATACTGCCAAAGCCTGGCTCTCCATATTAGAAAGCAGTTATCTCATATTCTTTCTGCAACCTTACTACCAAAACCACAACAAAAGGCTGGTAAAAACAGCTAAACTTTACTTTTACGATACGGGACTTCTCTGCTTTTTGCTAAAAATAAAAACTGTGAAACAATTTGAAGTTGACCGCTTAAAAGGCAGCTTGTTTGAAAACATGATCATTGCCGAATACCAGAAAACCAACCATCACTTATATAAACACCAGGAGTTTTATTTCTGGCAGGACTCTTATGGCAATGAAATTGATTTGCTTTGGTTTGAAGAGCAGGATTGCTTTGCAGCAGAGATCAAAGCAACGCAAACCGTTACTGCCGGGCTTTTTAAACAGTTAGACAAATTTGAAACCGGATCGGGTATTACTGCCCCCCTTCAAAAAATACTGGTGTACGGAGGTAATACCAGCCAGCGACGCACTCATCACAAAGTAAAAAGCTGGCGGTCTGTATAAGCGAAAGGGTAAAATCTTCCACGAAAAATAGTATATGAACGCCGTCTGATAGTTAGCGGATCGAGAAAAAAAGCGCATAGACTCCCTCAAATAGTTATCTGGATAAAAAAAATAATATACGGCATCCTCCGGGTAATTACCGGAGAGGGAAAAATAGTATACGGGCTCCGGCAAATAGCTGCCAGGCAGTAAAAAATAGTGCACAGTCTACGACAAATAGTTATCCGACGGAAAAAAATACGGTATAAACTTCCCCCAATAGTTACCGGCCCCCAAAAAATAGTGCACGGACGCCGCCAAATAGTTATTTTTTCCGGAAAATATGATCCCGGTAGCGCAAAAACACGGAAACATATCATTTTGTAGCCTTCCGTGTTTTTGAATAACAGTAAGAGAAACGATGTAGAGCAGGCGAGGAATGCTTTGCTTAAATATGCCAATGAAGGATTGGCAATGACAATTATAATATCGGCTTGTAACACACAGCCTTAGGCAATAGCGTTAGAAAGGGCAAAATCTTGTCCAGCTTTTCAAAGGTTTCATAATAATCTATCCCTACATTCAGACTAGCATAATAGGCCTGTCTGTTATCGTAATAATACTTTTCTGTTGGGATACCCCAAACAGCCGCTCCTAAGCATTCAGCTAAAAACCACTTTTCCAGCAACCTGGCGGCCCTGCCATTGCCATCTGCAAAGGGATGTATTTTGGCAAAAATGAAATGGATATATGCAGCATAATATAAGGTTTCCTTCAGACTTAAATTTTGTCCTAAAAGCATTTTAATATCTGTAAAAAGCTGATTCATGGCTTCAGGTACATTTTCCGGCTCTATCGCTAAATAAACAAGTCCCTGCCAACTGCTGATCCCCACCTTTGTTTTTCTGTATTTTCCCTTTTGGCCTTTGGTAATATTGCTGAATGTTCCAGCCAGTATTTCATGGCATTTCAACAGTCCCTTTTGGGTCAGACTATATCTCTTTGCATACTGATAAGCTCTTAGTAAATCCTCTATTTCCTTTACCTCTTTGGTGTTCTTTTTATTTGCCTTGCTTTGAATGAAACTGTTTAAGTCCAATGTGCTGCCCTCAATTTGTGAGGACGCTACTGCACCAGCCAGCATATAATGTTTGAAATCATGTACAGTAAAATCTTTCTCTGATAAGTCGGAAAAACACTTGCTAACAGATGCTTTCACCTGCTTTTCAAAAGGCTTCAATAAACTTTTCTGCAATATTTCTAAATCCATCTTTTCTGTACCCATTTTCAACAAATTTAGCGATTCCCCGGACTGCTTTTTTCCCAAAAACCAGCGATGCTATTCTCATAACATGCAATTGCCAATTATATTATAAAGTGTACAAATGGTATTTGTATAAGCGCTGTACCGCTTCAAAATAGGTTATTTATGAAAAGCAATATCTTTGCGCCCCATAATGGCATTATTAATGAAATTAGATATACTGGCTTTTGGCGTTCACCCCGATGATGTAGAACTGGGCTGCTCAGGCACCCTCATGGCAGCCATTGCTGAAGGCAAGAAAGTAGGGGCTATTGACCTCACCAGGGGAGAACTGGGTACCCGCGGCACAGCTGAAACTCGTAAAACCGAGGCAGTTGCAGCTGCAATGGTTATGGGCCTGCATATCCGGGAGAACCTGGGCATGGCCGACGGCTTTTTCCTGAATGATGAGGCTCACCTCCGTAAAGTGATCGCAGCCATCCGTAAATACCAGCCCGAAATAGTGCTGGCCAATGCGCCCGAAGACCGCCACCCCGATCATGGGCGAAGCGCCAAACTGGTGGCTGATGCCGCTTTCCTCGCGGGCTTGCGTAAGATTGAAACGAAAGACGATCAGGGGAATGCCCAGGAAGCGTGGCGCCCCAAATACGTGTTCCATTATATACAAGACCGTTTTATCCAGCCTTCTTTTGTAATTGATATTTCGGACTTCATGGAGAAAAAGATAGAAGCAGTGCTGGCCTATACTACGCAGTTCAACAGTCCGGGTACCGATGAACCCCAAACC
Coding sequences within it:
- a CDS encoding ATP-binding protein, producing MFIERRIAGQIKEQKNKFPVLGVTGPRQSGKTTLLRKLFTDYQYVTLENPDNRQFAESDPVGFLNQYEKYVIFDEVQRVPELFSYIQSRVDESGIMGHYILSGSQNFHLLKSITQSLAGRVALFKLLPLDFAELNSKKLLANDYMNAAIKGTYPAIFDRDISSSAFYANYIQTYIEKDVTELLNIRDTRQFRQFLGLCAGRAGQLLNISTLANDCGIAFNTAKAWLSILESSYLIFFLQPYYQNHNKRLVKTAKLYFYDTGLLCFLLKIKTVKQFEVDRLKGSLFENMIIAEYQKTNHHLYKHQEFYFWQDSYGNEIDLLWFEEQDCFAAEIKATQTVTAGLFKQLDKFETGSGITAPLQKILVYGGNTSQRRTHHKVKSWRSV
- a CDS encoding Fic family protein — its product is MGTEKMDLEILQKSLLKPFEKQVKASVSKCFSDLSEKDFTVHDFKHYMLAGAVASSQIEGSTLDLNSFIQSKANKKNTKEVKEIEDLLRAYQYAKRYSLTQKGLLKCHEILAGTFSNITKGQKGKYRKTKVGISSWQGLVYLAIEPENVPEAMNQLFTDIKMLLGQNLSLKETLYYAAYIHFIFAKIHPFADGNGRAARLLEKWFLAECLGAAVWGIPTEKYYYDNRQAYYASLNVGIDYYETFEKLDKILPFLTLLPKAVCYKPIL
- the bshB1 gene encoding bacillithiol biosynthesis deacetylase BshB1, producing MKLDILAFGVHPDDVELGCSGTLMAAIAEGKKVGAIDLTRGELGTRGTAETRKTEAVAAAMVMGLHIRENLGMADGFFLNDEAHLRKVIAAIRKYQPEIVLANAPEDRHPDHGRSAKLVADAAFLAGLRKIETKDDQGNAQEAWRPKYVFHYIQDRFIQPSFVIDISDFMEKKIEAVLAYTTQFNSPGTDEPQTYISTPQFMETVKARAMMLGKRIGVAYAEGYISEKVLGLSSFDSIIQQTT